A genomic window from Deltaproteobacteria bacterium includes:
- a CDS encoding ABC transporter ATP-binding protein — protein MPATSVIVVDNLEKKFDLGPRKDRAFSAVAAVSFQVEPNTAFGFLGPNGAGKTTTIKMLTGLIFPTAGRVTVLGGAPSDAAVRARFGYLPENPSFPDHLTGAEILRFACELLGLPRARIAAEVERCLALVDLKRAANLQVRKYSKGMVQRVGIAQALLGSPELVILDEPMSGLDPIGRRDIKDLILSLRREGKTVFFSTHIISDVEEICDDVAIIVNGKIARKGRVSDLLGGTRRETEITARDLPGDFPGRKGEGATATLVVDGETELRATMERIFAAGGQVLAVRPRRYGLEDVFLEEVRKEPNRPMPVGES, from the coding sequence ATGCCCGCCACTAGCGTCATCGTCGTCGACAACCTGGAGAAGAAGTTCGACCTGGGCCCGCGCAAGGACCGCGCCTTCAGCGCGGTGGCCGCGGTGTCGTTCCAGGTCGAGCCCAACACCGCCTTCGGCTTCCTGGGGCCCAACGGCGCGGGAAAGACCACCACCATCAAGATGCTCACCGGGCTCATCTTTCCCACGGCGGGAAGGGTGACCGTGCTGGGCGGCGCCCCGAGCGACGCAGCGGTGCGCGCGCGGTTTGGCTACCTCCCGGAGAACCCGAGCTTCCCGGATCACCTCACCGGCGCGGAGATCCTGCGCTTCGCGTGTGAGCTACTGGGGCTGCCGCGCGCCCGGATCGCCGCCGAGGTGGAGCGCTGCCTGGCGCTGGTGGATCTCAAGCGCGCCGCGAATCTCCAGGTGCGCAAGTACTCCAAGGGCATGGTGCAGCGCGTGGGCATTGCCCAGGCGCTCCTGGGCAGCCCCGAGTTGGTGATCCTCGACGAACCGATGTCGGGTCTCGACCCCATTGGACGCCGCGACATCAAGGACCTCATCCTGTCGCTGCGTCGCGAGGGCAAGACCGTCTTCTTCTCCACGCACATCATCTCGGACGTGGAGGAGATCTGCGACGACGTGGCCATCATCGTGAACGGCAAGATCGCGCGGAAGGGCCGGGTGAGCGACCTCCTCGGGGGCACACGCCGGGAGACGGAGATCACCGCGCGCGACCTGCCTGGCGACTTCCCGGGACGGAAGGGTGAGGGGGCCACTGCCACGCTGGTCGTGGATGGTGAGACGGAACTGCGCGCCACCATGGAGCGCATCTTCGCCGCGGGGGGCCAGGTGTTGGCGGTGCGGCCGCGGCGATATGGCCTCGAGGACGTGTTCCTGGAGGAGGTTCGCAAGGAGCCCAACCGCCCCATGCCGGTGGGTGAGTCATGA
- a CDS encoding ABC transporter permease subunit — protein sequence MNGIFVIARMSFIEARRNRITWSLVFFCLVLVLTSFLFQEVTIASFDRIVRDVGMAGINIFGVMLSVFLGVSVVTREIERRSVYVLLAKPLTRVQYLLGKLLGVWLTVGACLVLMMVAFIFETTVYRGPIAPVMFQAFWLLLVELLVLASFAILASTFTSSVMSAFVTLSLYVIGHLSEDLYFFGRKSASPVMRVLGEVLFFVLPNLERLNLKGQVSLLEPVGSGQVVGATLYGLVYVACFMGLAIAVFIRRDLK from the coding sequence ATGAACGGCATCTTCGTGATCGCGCGCATGAGCTTCATCGAGGCGCGGCGCAACCGCATCACCTGGTCGCTCGTCTTCTTCTGTCTGGTGCTGGTGCTCACCAGCTTCCTCTTCCAGGAGGTGACGATCGCGTCGTTCGACCGCATCGTCCGCGACGTGGGCATGGCGGGCATCAACATCTTCGGGGTGATGCTCTCGGTATTTCTGGGGGTGAGCGTGGTCACGCGCGAGATCGAGCGGCGGTCGGTCTACGTGCTCCTGGCCAAGCCCCTCACCCGGGTGCAGTACCTCTTGGGCAAGCTCCTGGGGGTGTGGCTCACCGTGGGCGCGTGCCTGGTGTTGATGATGGTGGCCTTCATCTTCGAGACCACGGTGTATCGCGGGCCCATCGCGCCGGTGATGTTCCAGGCGTTCTGGCTGCTGCTGGTGGAGCTCCTGGTGCTGGCGAGCTTTGCCATCCTGGCGAGCACCTTCACCTCGTCGGTGATGTCCGCGTTCGTGACCCTCTCGCTCTACGTGATCGGGCACCTCTCGGAGGATCTGTACTTCTTTGGCCGCAAGTCGGCCTCGCCGGTGATGAGGGTGCTGGGCGAGGTGCTCTTCTTCGTGCTTCCGAACCTCGAGAGGCTCAATCTCAAGGGCCAGGTCTCGCTCCTCGAGCCTGTGGGCAGCGGCCAGGTGGTGGGGGCCACGCTCTACGGGCTGGTCTATGTGGCGTGCTTCATGGGGTTGGCCATCGCCGTGTTCATCCGGCGCGACCTCAAGTAG
- a CDS encoding glycosyltransferase gives MGRLWIFSPVYFDVESYLRLRDELTSALDAAGLGGLERRFLIIDDSAGLDPDMARLTRATDSQVIVAPFSLGHQRALVYGLRTASAQMKDDDLVVTLDADGEDQPADLPRLLAPLLADPASSRRVVLAARTRRRESFTFRMMYLCFKMLFVTATGTIIRSGNYAAFRGWFARNMLFHPYFDLCYSSSLVAFNMNLERVPCERGTRYAGQSRMTFLKLIMHGLRMLMPFADRIAIRGLVFFSSVIALTLAFGAWVVGIRLFTDRAIPGWATYSCLLALVLSGVALACILLLFTLFVQSQSLSMSRLDVHLRGSVDGS, from the coding sequence TTGGGCCGACTGTGGATTTTCTCCCCCGTCTACTTCGACGTGGAGAGCTACCTCAGGCTCCGCGACGAGCTTACGAGTGCGCTCGACGCCGCCGGGCTCGGCGGGCTGGAGCGCAGGTTTCTCATCATCGACGACAGCGCCGGGCTCGACCCGGACATGGCCCGGCTCACGAGAGCCACCGACTCGCAGGTCATCGTGGCGCCGTTCTCGCTGGGGCACCAGCGTGCTCTGGTGTACGGCCTGCGGACGGCTTCGGCCCAGATGAAGGATGACGATCTGGTGGTCACCCTCGACGCCGATGGCGAGGACCAGCCTGCGGATCTGCCGCGCCTGCTCGCGCCGCTGCTCGCGGATCCCGCGTCGTCGCGGCGGGTGGTGCTCGCCGCGCGCACCCGGAGGCGGGAGTCGTTCACGTTCCGGATGATGTACCTGTGCTTCAAGATGCTCTTCGTGACCGCGACGGGCACCATCATCCGCTCGGGAAACTATGCGGCGTTCCGGGGCTGGTTCGCGCGGAACATGCTCTTTCATCCGTATTTTGATCTTTGTTACTCGTCGTCGCTCGTGGCCTTCAACATGAACCTCGAGCGCGTGCCTTGCGAGCGCGGGACGCGCTACGCGGGGCAGTCGCGCATGACGTTCTTGAAGTTGATCATGCACGGCCTGCGCATGTTGATGCCCTTCGCCGACCGGATCGCCATCCGCGGGCTGGTGTTCTTCTCTTCGGTGATCGCACTCACGCTGGCTTTTGGCGCCTGGGTGGTGGGCATCCGGCTCTTCACCGATCGCGCCATCCCGGGCTGGGCCACGTACTCGTGCCTGTTGGCGCTGGTGCTCTCGGGCGTGGCGCTGGCGTGCATCCTCTTGCTCTTCACGCTCTTCGTGCAGAGCCAGAGCCTCTCCATGAGCCGGCTCGACGTGCACCTGAGGGGCTCCGTAGATGGCTCATGA
- a CDS encoding metallophosphoesterase family protein gives MFQLALFTGLVWWRARRRGWQRVARGVAVLGGAIALATLPHTLYGWRVQEHVPAAYLGPQMVIAGGWYFFALLVGFGLWIWDGLASRLPGPTTPVDPSRRRLLTHAPVLLGVAAPVGMVEGAHEPEPTPVRIASPKLPAAFHGLRVLQISDLHLGPCLGLDWLERALARAASTPVDLVAVTGDLSDDVELMRPALARIAAVPARFGHVAIPGNHEHYVGIDRFVQEVKASPVRLLTGEVLTLTQGTDALQVVGIDYPHLRGIKDEVQFASFLDGALSKAGPGFKLLLSHHPDALDQAAARAIDVVLAGHTHGGQINILGRSLLAGWLKYPRGRYTVGATQMFVTTGLGHWMPFRVSCPTELPVIELARG, from the coding sequence ATGTTCCAGCTGGCGCTGTTCACCGGTCTCGTGTGGTGGCGAGCGCGCCGTCGAGGCTGGCAGCGCGTCGCGCGGGGCGTGGCCGTGCTCGGTGGCGCCATCGCTCTCGCCACCCTGCCACACACCCTCTACGGCTGGCGGGTGCAGGAGCACGTTCCCGCTGCGTATCTCGGCCCGCAGATGGTCATCGCTGGCGGCTGGTACTTCTTCGCGCTGCTCGTGGGATTCGGGCTCTGGATCTGGGACGGCCTCGCGTCGCGGCTGCCCGGCCCCACGACGCCGGTGGATCCGAGTCGCCGCCGGCTCCTGACGCACGCGCCGGTCCTGCTGGGCGTCGCGGCGCCTGTGGGCATGGTGGAGGGCGCACACGAACCGGAGCCCACGCCGGTGCGCATCGCATCGCCGAAGTTGCCCGCCGCGTTCCACGGGCTGCGCGTGCTGCAGATCAGCGACCTCCACCTCGGGCCATGCCTGGGGCTGGACTGGCTGGAGCGCGCGCTGGCTCGTGCCGCGAGCACGCCCGTGGACCTCGTGGCCGTCACCGGCGATCTCTCGGACGACGTGGAGCTCATGCGGCCCGCGCTCGCGCGCATCGCGGCCGTGCCCGCACGGTTCGGGCACGTGGCCATTCCAGGGAACCACGAGCACTACGTGGGCATCGACCGCTTCGTGCAGGAGGTGAAGGCTTCGCCGGTGCGGCTGCTCACGGGCGAAGTGCTCACCCTCACCCAGGGCACCGACGCGCTGCAGGTGGTGGGCATCGACTACCCGCACCTCCGCGGCATCAAGGACGAGGTGCAGTTCGCGTCGTTCCTCGACGGCGCGCTCTCGAAAGCGGGGCCGGGCTTCAAGCTCCTGCTCAGCCACCACCCGGACGCGCTCGATCAAGCGGCGGCGCGCGCCATCGACGTGGTGCTCGCGGGCCACACCCACGGCGGGCAGATCAACATCCTCGGGCGTTCGCTGCTCGCGGGCTGGCTCAAGTATCCGCGCGGGCGGTACACGGTCGGCGCGACGCAGATGTTCGTGACCACCGGGCTCGGCCACTGGATGCCGTTCCGGGTGAGCTGCCCCACCGAGCTACCCGTCATCGAGCTGGCGCGCGGTTGA
- the treZ gene encoding malto-oligosyltrehalose trehalohydrolase has translation MSVRAGSHPTGPSQARFHIWAPKPKKLELVFPETGRALPIHRDSEGRADFRVEGVRPGMRYAYRIDGERIRPDPAAALLPDGVHGPAMLLDPAFPWTDATFRPPPLRDWTIYELHVGSFSATGDFAGVVRQLPMLHELGVRAIELMPVAPFSGTRNWGYDGVNLYAVHQPYGGPFELKRLVDAAHRLEMAVVLDVVFNHLGPEGCWYGEFMPFWTDRHQTPWGAAINYDGPESAGVRRFVIDSALRWLEDFHIDALRLDAVHGIVDDTKPHVLAQLAAEVDALEARTGRPALLIGESDLNESKVLRPRPEGWGLDAQWSDDFHHALHARLTDERHSYYVDFGRTEQVAAALERGYVFEGQLSRFRGRPFGDSSAGLAPERFVVCDQNHDQVGNRARGERLHHLVNAARTRLAAVTTLLAPHVPLIFMGEEWGEDAPFLYFTSHQDPALGRAVTEGRAREFPELESQAVPDPQHETTFARSRVHPSLRREEGHAQLYLLYRSLLELRATHPSLSCVTPRVSVDGEVVRVLRTANGEKSLVLLSFDAPPRACDPGAGFTLVMDTQELRYGGPGELGMLQPWSARVYLGRG, from the coding sequence ATGAGCGTCCGAGCAGGCAGCCATCCCACCGGCCCGTCGCAAGCGCGGTTTCACATCTGGGCGCCGAAGCCGAAGAAGCTCGAGCTCGTCTTCCCGGAGACTGGCCGCGCGCTGCCGATTCACCGCGACAGCGAAGGGCGCGCCGACTTCCGCGTGGAGGGTGTGCGCCCGGGCATGCGCTACGCCTATCGCATCGACGGTGAGCGGATCCGGCCGGATCCGGCCGCGGCGCTGCTGCCAGATGGCGTGCACGGCCCGGCGATGCTGCTCGATCCCGCGTTTCCGTGGACGGACGCCACCTTCCGCCCGCCGCCGCTGCGCGACTGGACCATCTACGAGCTCCACGTGGGCAGCTTCTCGGCCACCGGCGACTTCGCCGGCGTGGTGCGCCAGCTCCCCATGCTGCACGAGCTGGGCGTGCGCGCCATCGAGCTCATGCCCGTGGCGCCGTTCTCGGGCACGCGCAACTGGGGCTACGACGGCGTGAACCTCTACGCCGTGCACCAGCCGTACGGCGGACCGTTTGAGCTCAAACGATTGGTCGACGCCGCGCACCGGCTGGAGATGGCGGTGGTGCTCGACGTGGTCTTCAACCACCTCGGGCCGGAGGGCTGCTGGTACGGCGAGTTCATGCCCTTCTGGACCGACCGCCACCAGACGCCCTGGGGCGCGGCCATCAACTACGACGGCCCGGAGAGCGCAGGCGTGCGGCGCTTCGTCATCGACTCCGCGCTGCGCTGGCTGGAGGACTTCCACATCGACGCGCTCCGGCTCGACGCCGTGCACGGCATCGTGGACGACACCAAGCCGCACGTGCTGGCCCAGCTCGCGGCGGAGGTGGACGCGCTCGAGGCGCGCACCGGCCGGCCGGCGCTGCTCATCGGCGAGAGCGACCTGAACGAGAGCAAGGTCCTGCGGCCGCGGCCGGAGGGCTGGGGCCTCGACGCGCAGTGGAGCGACGACTTCCACCACGCGCTGCACGCGCGGCTCACCGACGAGCGGCACAGCTACTACGTGGACTTCGGTCGCACCGAGCAGGTGGCGGCGGCGCTGGAGCGCGGGTACGTGTTCGAGGGCCAGCTGTCGAGGTTTCGCGGGCGGCCCTTCGGCGACTCGAGCGCCGGCCTCGCGCCGGAGCGCTTCGTGGTCTGCGATCAAAACCACGATCAGGTCGGCAACCGCGCGCGGGGCGAGCGGCTCCACCACCTGGTGAACGCAGCGCGCACGCGTCTGGCGGCGGTGACCACCCTGCTCGCGCCGCACGTGCCGCTCATCTTCATGGGCGAAGAGTGGGGCGAGGACGCGCCGTTCCTCTACTTCACCAGCCACCAGGATCCCGCCCTCGGCCGCGCCGTCACCGAGGGACGCGCGCGCGAGTTCCCCGAGCTGGAATCTCAGGCGGTGCCGGATCCGCAGCACGAGACCACCTTCGCGCGCTCGCGGGTGCACCCTTCCCTGCGCCGCGAGGAGGGGCACGCGCAGCTCTACTTGCTCTACCGCTCGCTGCTCGAGCTCCGCGCCACCCACCCCAGCCTGAGCTGCGTGACGCCGCGGGTGAGCGTGGACGGTGAGGTGGTCCGCGTGCTGCGCACCGCCAACGGCGAGAAGAGCCTGGTGCTCCTCTCCTTCGACGCTCCGCCGCGCGCGTGCGATCCCGGCGCGGGCTTCACCCTGGTGATGGATACGCAGGAGCTTCGCTACGGCGGACCGGGAGAGCTGGGGATGCTGCAGCCCTGGAGCGCGCGGGTGTACCTCGGCCGAGGCTGA
- the ribA gene encoding GTP cyclohydrolase II, giving the protein MTQLPVTEGKLTLHAETNLPTRQGRFRMVVFKYEGEPGEHIAMIKGDVRGAEDLPVRVHSECLTSEVFGSLKCDCRDQLQGALATIERAGRGMVVYLRQEGRGIGLINKVRAYQLQEQGADTVEANELLGLPVEGRQYDAAAALLKHLGVQSVRLLTNNPDKLHKLSELGIAVSGRLPVVVAANPFSASYLRVKRERMAHLLAGEDADNEELDAAEALAFGRIAGL; this is encoded by the coding sequence ATGACCCAGCTCCCCGTGACCGAAGGCAAGCTCACGCTGCACGCCGAGACGAACCTGCCCACCCGGCAAGGCCGCTTCCGCATGGTGGTGTTCAAGTACGAGGGCGAGCCGGGCGAGCACATCGCCATGATCAAGGGCGACGTGCGCGGCGCGGAGGACCTGCCGGTGCGCGTGCACTCCGAGTGTCTGACCAGCGAAGTCTTCGGCTCGCTGAAGTGCGATTGCCGCGACCAACTCCAGGGCGCGCTCGCCACCATCGAGCGGGCAGGGCGCGGGATGGTCGTGTACCTGCGCCAGGAAGGCCGCGGCATCGGGCTCATCAACAAGGTGCGCGCCTATCAGCTCCAGGAGCAGGGCGCGGACACCGTGGAGGCCAACGAGCTGCTCGGGCTTCCGGTCGAAGGTCGCCAGTACGACGCGGCCGCGGCGCTCTTGAAGCACCTGGGCGTGCAGAGCGTTCGGCTGCTCACCAACAACCCCGACAAGCTCCACAAGCTGAGCGAGCTGGGCATCGCCGTCTCCGGGCGGCTGCCGGTGGTGGTGGCGGCGAACCCGTTCTCGGCGAGCTACTTGCGGGTGAAGCGCGAGCGTATGGCGCACCTGCTCGCGGGCGAGGACGCCGACAACGAAGAGCTCGACGCCGCCGAAGCCCTGGCGTTCGGGCGAATCGCGGGCCTCTGA
- a CDS encoding glutamate--cysteine ligase has translation MSLDNRPETATPLETRDQLLAPFRAGMKPVEKHRIGLEHESVGFLGTSPIPFDGPRGIETLLRRFERWGFQPFLEHDRAIAMLHDGAQLSLEPGGQVELAGSPTTSVKAVATEQAEHFARLRAIASELGLRFTSMGYRPFGTTADGLWMPKERYAVMRRYLEAHGKLGLDMMLMTGTAQASVDYADENDLAEKFAAATSISPLVTALCACSPLANSQPSGCLSYRMRVWEDVDPARTGLLHFDGGFTLDKYVDWGLDAPVIFLRRDGRYLAPPNLRFRDFMQKGFENERATVGDWADHLTTLFPDVRVKQVIELRTADAAGPDLAVAIVALWKGVLYDETARGDAIELTEMLDAKGRQQLRHDVARRALDAPCGRHRARDLAVELVAIARRGLVRQHCQDETDFLEPLAEIAHTDMTRAERILRAFERGGPNAVIAQAAI, from the coding sequence ATGTCACTCGACAACCGCCCCGAAACCGCCACCCCGCTCGAAACGCGCGACCAGCTCCTCGCGCCGTTCCGCGCGGGCATGAAGCCCGTCGAGAAGCACCGCATCGGCCTCGAGCACGAGAGCGTGGGCTTCCTCGGCACCTCGCCGATCCCCTTCGACGGCCCGCGCGGCATCGAGACCCTGCTCCGACGCTTCGAGCGCTGGGGCTTTCAGCCGTTCCTCGAGCACGACCGCGCCATCGCCATGCTTCACGACGGCGCGCAGCTCTCGCTCGAGCCCGGTGGACAGGTGGAGCTCGCCGGCTCGCCGACGACGTCCGTCAAGGCCGTGGCGACCGAGCAGGCGGAGCACTTCGCGCGGCTGCGCGCGATCGCGAGCGAGCTCGGGCTGCGGTTCACGTCGATGGGCTACCGGCCCTTCGGCACGACGGCGGATGGCCTCTGGATGCCGAAGGAGCGCTACGCGGTGATGCGCCGCTACCTCGAGGCGCACGGCAAGCTCGGCCTGGACATGATGCTCATGACGGGCACGGCTCAAGCGTCCGTCGACTACGCCGACGAAAACGATCTCGCGGAGAAGTTCGCCGCGGCCACGAGCATCTCGCCGCTCGTGACCGCGCTCTGCGCCTGCTCGCCGCTCGCGAACAGCCAGCCGAGCGGGTGCCTGAGCTACCGCATGCGCGTGTGGGAAGACGTCGATCCCGCGCGCACGGGCCTCTTGCACTTCGACGGCGGCTTCACGCTCGACAAGTACGTCGACTGGGGCCTCGACGCGCCCGTCATCTTCCTTCGCCGCGACGGCCGCTACCTCGCGCCGCCGAACCTTCGCTTCCGCGACTTCATGCAGAAGGGCTTCGAGAACGAGCGCGCCACCGTGGGCGATTGGGCCGATCACCTCACCACGCTCTTCCCCGACGTGCGCGTGAAGCAGGTCATCGAGCTGCGCACCGCGGATGCCGCCGGGCCGGATCTCGCGGTGGCCATCGTCGCGCTGTGGAAGGGCGTGCTCTACGACGAGACCGCGCGCGGCGACGCCATCGAGCTCACCGAGATGCTCGACGCCAAGGGTCGCCAGCAACTGCGCCACGACGTCGCCCGCCGCGCGCTCGATGCGCCCTGCGGACGCCATCGCGCGCGCGACCTGGCCGTGGAGCTCGTGGCCATCGCCCGTCGTGGCTTGGTCCGCCAGCACTGCCAGGACGAGACCGACTTCCTCGAGCCGCTCGCCGAGATCGCCCACACCGACATGACCCGCGCCGAGCGGATCCTGCGCGCCTTCGAGCGCGGCGGGCCGAACGCGGTGATCGCCCAGGCCGCGATTTAG
- a CDS encoding response regulator, producing MKPLLLLVDDEPHIRAFLRKSVGDRLRVVEANNGEEALLQIQRDPPDIVVMDLEMPVMDGLVAATEMRKLPVMKDKPIMALTGYDDDQIVAKLRKAGFTFYVRKEGDAREFVKKVLEFAGVLDGGTDE from the coding sequence ATGAAGCCGCTGTTGCTCCTGGTCGACGACGAGCCGCACATCCGCGCCTTCCTGCGCAAGAGCGTGGGCGACAGGCTGCGCGTGGTGGAGGCGAACAACGGCGAGGAGGCGCTGCTCCAGATCCAGCGCGACCCGCCGGACATCGTGGTGATGGACCTCGAGATGCCGGTGATGGACGGGCTCGTGGCCGCCACGGAGATGCGCAAGCTGCCGGTGATGAAGGACAAGCCCATCATGGCGCTCACCGGCTACGACGACGACCAGATCGTGGCCAAGCTGCGCAAGGCGGGCTTCACCTTCTACGTGCGCAAAGAGGGCGACGCGCGAGAGTTCGTGAAGAAGGTGCTCGAGTTCGCAGGCGTGCTCGACGGCGGGACCGACGAGTGA